Genomic window (Leptospira barantonii):
TGTTCGAACTACATGGAGTTGGTCAAAAGAAGCGGATTGCCCGAAATTTCGCACGTCGTAAAAATAAAGGTTAATGCAGAAGGTAGTAAGACGACTTACGATTGTGAATTAAAGAAGCGGGATGTAAAATATTACGTTGTTGGAATATTGGGTCCGCCGTTTTATAAGACTGGAAAATTAAATCCCATAAAAGCATATCCAACTTTATTATTGGCGCTACCAACATTATTTACGATTCCTTTGTGGGCAGAGTCAGACACTGAAACAACAATATTGGTATATGATGAAAATTTAAATCTATTGAAAAGATGGGAAGACGTAAGCACCTATCAGATCACGTTTGCATGGTGGAATCCGGCCAGAGAAGGAGAGGGTAATGAATTTACCCAACCTACGGAAGCCGAAAGAAACAAAAGAGAAGCGAATAAGATAGAATTATACCAGCCGATGTTAACGGAATTTCAACAAGAATTTTATACTTCGATTACCCAAACTAAGAAATAGAATTATATATTTATTAGTTGGATTGACCACATTGCAGTATTGCCGCTGGATCGTTCAGGTGTAGAAGAGGAATTTTTGTTGGAGGTACGACAAAATTTGCGCGGATTTATTTTGGTTTACGAAAGCCGAATTTTCTGCTAAAGGGAATTAGCAATTTTCTCCCACCACCTCGCCCCACCACCCAAAATCAGGGTGGGGCGATCGTTTTTACAATAAGATCGTCGGAACTCCGACAAAGTTTGGTTTTCGATGATTCTTTCCTACTTTCTTCTTGCCAGTTTTCAAAAACCACGATCACCTTCAACGTTATGATTCTCCGTTCTTTTTTGATCCCTGTCGTAATTTCGGTTTTGTATGCCTTGGCCGTGCAGTATTGTTTTCGAATCGAATCCTTAAAGGAACTAGGGCTCGGAATGACTTACGGAGGAATTTTTATTCTTCCCTTTTTAATCGGAGTGATCTCTTCCTATAGCGTCGAAAGAACAAAACCCCGATCCGTTTTGTTCCATATATTCTTTCCTTGGCTACCGACGATCGTTTCCATGTTCTTTGCGCTTATAGTCAATTTTGAAGGAATGATTTGTCTCATCATGGGTCTTCCCATTTATCTCGTCTTATCGAGTTTAGGCGGGCTTGCGGTTGCGATTTGGTTTTATATCTTTCCCGAGAACAGAACAAATCTGCTTGCCGTTTTCGGAATTCTTTCTCTTCCACTTGTGACCGGATATTTCGAAACCTATTGGGATTTGCCGAATGAAATTCGTTTTGTAGAAACGAGGATTGAAATCGATTCCACACCTGAAAAAATTTGGAAGAACATCATTCGCATTCGAGAGCTTGAAAAAACCGAGGACGGATTTTTTTATTCGATGGGATTTCCGCGACCGGTAGAAGCGACTCTTTCTAAGGAAGGAATCGGAGGAATTCGAGAAGCCAAGTTCGAGAAAGGACTGGTTTTTTACGAAACGATCACCGAATGGGACCCTCAACACAGATTGAAGTTCGAGATCCAAGCCGATCCGAATCTAACTCCCTTGACCACATTGGATCCTCACGTTGTGCCCGGCGGAATCTATTTCGACGCGTTGCAGGGAGAATATGAATTAGAATATAATAAAACTCTAAAAAATAATGGAAAACAAAACGTCGTTCTTCATTTGAGAAGTAAATACCGTCTATCCACTCGCTTTAATTTTTACGCGTCTCTTTGGGGTGATTTTCTGATGAGGGATATTCAAAATTCTATTTTAAGAATTTTGAAACGGAGAATAGAGGGCGGGCCAGAGTGAGAATCGTCTGAATCAAAAAGTAGGAACTCCTACATTTTAAGGGTGGTAAATTCTACTTGCGAAGAGTATGATTTTCTGATATAGAAAAAATTCGGAACCTTTCCCACCACCTCACCCCACCACCCAAAATCAGGGTGGGGCGCGATTCCGGAAAAAATCGTCGGCCTCCTACAACCTTCCTAGATCAAACCCTTGATCTCCTCATACAACCTTCTCGCCGCACCTCGACCGGATTGAACAAATTCACGGTTGTTCTTTCGAATTGTCGCAAGTTCCTTCTCCGAAAGATTCAAAATTTTGAATATATCTTCAGCGTTCGAGACAACAAACAAACCGCCCATTTTCTGCAAAATCGTCGCTTCGGGAGAATTCGAAATCTTAGGACCGGTCATCAAGGGCAAACCGAAAGTGGCGGGTTCCAACACGTTGTGAACTCGATTGTGGAGAGCGCCTCCGACATACGCGAAGTCCGCGGCCTGATACGCAAATGCCAAAACACCTAACACGTCGAATACGATCGTTTGGGCGGACATGGTTTCATACGGAGTCGACGTCCAAGTTTGATAGGAAATCTTCGCGTCCTGGAGACGGTGCTCGATGGAAATAATCCGATCCGGAGAAGTTTTGTGCGGAAAAATCCAAAACGCGAACTCGTTTAACAAATTCGGATTTTCTTTACGGATGAGCGTGTGCAGAGACACGATCAATTCTTCGCAAGGTTCGTAAGTGGATGCGAATAGAATGATTTTTGAATATGGATAATTCTTAGGTTTTTTGAATTCTTTTTTGTTGTCCTCGATTTTTTTGAGAACGGTGTCGAATCTTGTGTCGCCCAAAACTTTGACCGGAACATTCTCC
Coding sequences:
- a CDS encoding Lp29 family lipoprotein, yielding MKIFIIILQFTILLSCSRNFVRPAKVADLNSIINKIDPKKVALVGFYPFREVFTGREGNTSHYEAILNYQQDFKIHLKEFGTPIQNIKETGMNHGVSKTKVNEFCSNYMELVKRSGLPEISHVVKIKVNAEGSKTTYDCELKKRDVKYYVVGILGPPFYKTGKLNPIKAYPTLLLALPTLFTIPLWAESDTETTILVYDENLNLLKRWEDVSTYQITFAWWNPAREGEGNEFTQPTEAERNKREANKIELYQPMLTEFQQEFYTSITQTKK
- a CDS encoding 3-deoxy-D-manno-octulosonic acid transferase, encoding MIFLYQILTIFLLVFIVPIILLFPSVRRFLGKRSADRKRILSKPLDLSGKHTIWLHAASVGELDQCRALALEFRKNDPSAFLIQSVFSDSVRDSQLEAFPADETFRLPIDTPFAYDWIFSHFHPKVLVLMAWDTWPNLILASKRFGTKVVLGSAVIGSRKDGFMGRLTRAVFRHLDGIYPSHESFYDAFRALVPENVPVKVLGDTRFDTVLKKIEDNKKEFKKPKNYPYSKIILFASTYEPCEELIVSLHTLIRKENPNLLNEFAFWIFPHKTSPDRIISIEHRLQDAKISYQTWTSTPYETMSAQTIVFDVLGVLAFAYQAADFAYVGGALHNRVHNVLEPATFGLPLMTGPKISNSPEATILQKMGGLFVVSNAEDIFKILNLSEKELATIRKNNREFVQSGRGAARRLYEEIKGLI